The genomic interval AGTACCTGGACTACGTGATCACCCGTATCACCTCGGCCGGATCTCTCTACCTCGTGGTCATCGCACTGATCCCGACGCTGATGGTCGTGGCTCTGGGTCTCACCCACAACCTGCCGTTCGGCGGCACGTCGATCCTGATCATGGTGGGCGTGGGGCTGGAGACCGTGAAGCAGATCGACTCCCAGCTGCAGCAGCGTCATTACGAAGGGTTCCTCCGTTGACAGAGAGCTCCGTCCCCTCACGGCACGACCTGCACCCGACCCCCGGGCCCGAGTCCCGTGTGACCCGGCTGCTGATCATGGGTCCGCAGGGCTCCGGCAAGGGCACGCAGGCCGCGCGGCTCGCCGAGGTCTTCGGCATCCCGGCGGTCTCGACCGGTGACATCTTCCGCGCCAACATCAAGGGCGGCACAGAGCTGGGCCGGCTCGCGCAGGAGTACACGAACAAGGGCGAGCTCGTTCCCGACGAGGTCACCGACCGCATGGTCCGTGAGCGCCTGGGCGACGACGACGCGCAGGCCGGCTTCATCCTCGACGGCTACCCGCGCAACGGCAGCCAGGTCAAGGCGCTCGACGGCGTGCTCGAAGACAAGGGCTGGCAGCTCGACGGCGTCATCGAGCTCACCGCGGACCGGGCCGAGCTGCTGGCGCGCATCTCCAAGCGGGCCGAGCTGGAGGGCCGCGACGACGACACCGAGGAGGCGATCGCGCGTCGCCTCGACATCTACGCGGAGCAGACTGCTCCGCTCACCTCTGCATACGGGGAGCGCGGTCTGCTGGTGCAGGTCGACGGCATCGGCGAGGTCACCGAGGTGACCGACCGCATCGTCGCCGGTCTCGCGGCTCAGCTCGGCTGACGCTGGTGCGGCGTCGGCCCTGGGGGGCCTCATGCGGGTAGGGCGTGAGCGTGTCGAGCTGAAGACGCCTGAGCAGGTGCGCGTCATGAGACGGGCCGGGCTCGTGGTTGCCGACGTGCTGGCCGCGGTCCGTGCGGGTGCTCGCCCGGGCATGACGACGGCGGATCTGGACGGCATCGCGCGTCGGGTCATCGCCGAGGCAGGGGCGACGTCCAACTTCCTGGGCTACCACGGGTTCCCGGCGACCGTGTGCGTCTCGGTCAACGACGAGGTCATCCACGGCATCCCCGGCTCACGTGAGCTTCAGGTCGGTGACGTCGTGTCGGTGGACGCGGGCGCCGTCGTCGACGGTTGGCACGGTGACTCGGCGGCGACGTTCATCCTCGGCGCCGGCGGCGCGCTCGCGCCAGGGTCGCCGGACGTGGACCCCGGCGACGACGCCCTCGTGCGCGCGACCGAGGCGGCCATGTGGGCGGGCATCGCCGCGCTCGCGCAGCGCGGGAGGCTCAACGACGTCGGGCGCGCGGTCGAGGCCGCGCTCGATGTCGCCGCCCGGGCGACGGGGGAGGAGCTCGGCATCGTCGAGGAGTACGTGGGCCACGGGATCGGCACCGCGATGCATCAGCCGCCCGACGTCCTCAACTATGCGACGTCGTCGCGTGGCATCGCGGTGAAGGCCGGGATGTGCCTGGCGGTCGAGCCGATGGTGACGCGGGGAGCGGGGAGACGCGCGAGCTCGCGGACGGCTGGACGGTCGTGACCGTGGACGGTTCGCGCGCGGCTCACTGGGAGCACACGGTCGCGATCCTCGAGGGCGGCATCAGCGTGCTCACGGCGCCCGATGCGGGCGCGGACCGGCTCGCGGCGCTCGGCGTCGACGTCGTGCGCGTGGACTGAGCCGCGCGGCGGTGTGTCCTGGGCGCGAACCGGTGCGCGTGAGCGAACCCACTCTCGCTCCGGCTTTCCCCTCGTGGCGCCTTCCGGTAGGCTGGCACGTCGGGTGTAGTCCGTCCGCGCCCATCTCCGGACACTGATCTTCGGTCAGTCGTCTTGCGGTCACCGTCTCTCGACAGTGCTCGCTGGACGACGGCCTTCGGATCGTCCGCAGACGGCCGGACGGCAGCACGCGACATCCCACGTCCCACCATCGGTGTCACGCCGTCGGCCCCATGCCGCGCGGTGCGGCCGGGTTCGCCCGGGGGCGCACGGGAGAAGTCAGGACGAAGAGTTAGCGGAGGACATGGCAAAGAAGGACGGTGTCATCGAGATCGAGGGCAGCGTGGTCGAGGCCCTGCCGAACGCGATGTTCCGCGTGGAGCTGGCCAACGGCCACAAGGTGCTTGCCCACATCTCCGGCAAGATGCGTCAGCACTACATCCGGATCCTCCCCGAGGACCGGGTGGTGGTGGAGCTGAGCCCGTACGACCTGTCCCGTGGCCGGATCGTCTACCGCTACAAGTAGTCCGTCCCCCACCCGATACCGACCCAGCCGCAGTCACGCGCCCGCGCGTGCCGAGGCGAAGGAAGACTCATGAAGGTCAAGCCGAGCGTCAAGAAGATCTGCGACAAGTGCAAGGTGATCCGCCGGCACGGTCGCGTCATGGTGATCTGCGAGAACCTGCGCCACAAGCAGCGCCAGGGCTGATCGCACACACCGCGACACCTGGGTGACGTCAGTCGCCCGCCAGCGCACCACCACGAAGCCGCGCACCCCCTCGGGGAGCGTGGTGGAACCCCCGGTCCGGAGGCCGGGGCCCGTCGTTCCGCGGGAGGGTGGTGCGGAAGACCTCCGGGCGAAGTACAGGAGCCGTCAGGCACATGGCACGTCTTATCGGCGTCGACCTCCCCCGCGAGAAGCGGGTCGAGATCGCGCTCACCTACATCTACGGCGTGGGCCGTACTCGCGCGTCGCAGACGCTGGACGCCACGGGGATCAGCCCCGACGTCCGCGTCAAGGACCTTGACGACGCGCAGCTGGTCGCCCTCCGCGACTACCTCGAGGGCAACTACAAGCTCGAGGGTGACCTCCGCCGCGAGGTTGCCGCCGACATCCGCCGCAAGGTCGAGATCGGTACCTACCAGGGTCTGCGTCACCGTCGCGGGCTGCCGGTGCGCGGTCAGCGCACCAAGACCAACGCGCGTACCCGCAAGGGTCCGAAGCGCACCGTCGCGGGCAAGAAGAAGGCCCGCTGATAGCCGTCCGGCAGTCAGTACCCCAGGTTTAGGAAAGAGCGAGAATGCCTCCCAAGACTCGTGCCGCCGCCGGCACGCGCAAGCCGCGCCGCAAGGACAAGAAGAACGTCCCGGTCGGCCAGGCGCACATCAAGAGCACCTTCAACAACACGATCGTCTCGATCACGGACCCGACCGGTGCCGTGATCTCGTGGGCCTCGGCCGGCCACGTCGGCTTCAAGGGGTCGCGCAAGTCGACGCCGTTCGCCGCGCAGCTCGCCGCCGAGTCGGCCGCGCGCCGCGCCCAGGAGCACGGTGTGAAGAAGGTCGACGTCTTCGTCAAGGGCCCGGGGTCCGGTCGTGAGACCGCCATCCGCTCCCTGCAGGCGACCGGCCTCGAGGTCGGCTCGATCCAGGACGTCACGCCGCAGGCCCACAACGGCGTTCGCCCGCCGAAGCGCCGTCGCGTCTGACTCTTCTCGGCCGGCCGGACCCTCGGGACCGGCCGGCTGAACCCCTGCCCGGGTGGACAGACCCCACCCGGGCGTGCGAGTGATCGCCGATCCACCGTGATGCGTCATATGGCGGACGCACACCGAAAGGACAAACACA from Xylanimonas allomyrinae carries:
- the rpsM gene encoding 30S ribosomal protein S13; its protein translation is MARLIGVDLPREKRVEIALTYIYGVGRTRASQTLDATGISPDVRVKDLDDAQLVALRDYLEGNYKLEGDLRREVAADIRRKVEIGTYQGLRHRRGLPVRGQRTKTNARTRKGPKRTVAGKKKAR
- the rpsK gene encoding 30S ribosomal protein S11, whose product is MPPKTRAAAGTRKPRRKDKKNVPVGQAHIKSTFNNTIVSITDPTGAVISWASAGHVGFKGSRKSTPFAAQLAAESAARRAQEHGVKKVDVFVKGPGSGRETAIRSLQATGLEVGSIQDVTPQAHNGVRPPKRRRV
- a CDS encoding adenylate kinase; translated protein: MTESSVPSRHDLHPTPGPESRVTRLLIMGPQGSGKGTQAARLAEVFGIPAVSTGDIFRANIKGGTELGRLAQEYTNKGELVPDEVTDRMVRERLGDDDAQAGFILDGYPRNGSQVKALDGVLEDKGWQLDGVIELTADRAELLARISKRAELEGRDDDTEEAIARRLDIYAEQTAPLTSAYGERGLLVQVDGIGEVTEVTDRIVAGLAAQLG
- the rpmJ gene encoding 50S ribosomal protein L36, with amino-acid sequence MKVKPSVKKICDKCKVIRRHGRVMVICENLRHKQRQG
- the infA gene encoding translation initiation factor IF-1 — translated: MAKKDGVIEIEGSVVEALPNAMFRVELANGHKVLAHISGKMRQHYIRILPEDRVVVELSPYDLSRGRIVYRYK